From the genome of Sporomusa sphaeroides DSM 2875:
TAAAGTATATGCCTCTGTTGCCCCGGCGTTTACCGGCCAGTTCGGTCCTGAGGTAACGGCAGGCAAACTGCGCAGCGCGCTATTAAAGCTGGGCTTTAGCGAAATGGTGGAAACAGCCTTGTATGCCGACCTGATCACCATTAAGGAAGCCTTTGAATATGATGAACATGTTAAAGATGAACATGATTTCCTAATCACCAGTTGCTGCTGCCCTATCTGGATTAAACTGATCGAAAACAAATTCCCTGACTTAATGGGCCATATATCGCCGTCAGTATCCCCGATGGTTGCCTCAGGACGGGTAATTAAAGAACTTGAACCAGATGCCAAAGTGGTTTTCATTGGCCCATGTGTAGCGAAAAAATCGGAAGCACAACTCCCTGACCTGAAAGGCGCCATTGATTTCGTCCTCACCTTTCAGGAACTTGCGACCATTTTTGAGGCAGCTAATGTGAACCCGGTTGAGGAAGCGGATGAAGAAAACCCCTTAGCCTCCTGGGGCGGCCGGCTCTATGGCCGTACAGGCGGCGTCAGCGCAGCCGTAGGTACCACAGTAGAAAAGCTTATCCCCCGCCGTGCCGAAAACTTCAACCCGGTCAAAGTAGACGGTATACCTGCCTGTACCAAACTATTGGAAGATATTCGGGCAGGCAAACTGGATGCCAACTTTATCGAAGGCATGGCTTGCAAGGGTGGCTGTGCCGGTGGTCCCGGCAGACTTATTCCGCCGGAAGAATGCACCAATTATATCAATGACTATGGCAACGCTTCCCATGCCCATACACCGGTGGAAAATCCCCAGGTATACTCGATCCTTACCAAACTTGGGCACTATAACGGCATGCCTGCGATGACAGGCTCCAGCAAGATGGCGGCAATTTTGGCCCGTCACCTGGAACCTGCCAGAAAAGATTAATTAATGTATACAGTATATTTTTTTCATTGCTACTGGTCAAAGCAGCAAAAACCGTCTAAAATTTAAGTATTGCCATTTTACTAATTGAATTATCAAACTAATAAGTAAGGGGGACTTTCATGAATACAGGTATTCCATTAAAAATTACGGAAACAGTCCTGCGCGATGGGCATCAGTCACTGGCTGCCACCCGTATGCGCACTTCGGACATGCTGCCGGTATTAGAGCAGCTTGATGAAATTGGCTATTTCTCCATTGAAGCTTGGGGTGGCGCTACTTTTGACAGCTGTCTGCGCTTCTTGAATGAAGATCCCTGGGAGCGTTTGCGCACAATTAAAAAGTATTTGAAAAAAACCCCCATTCAAATGCTTTTACGCGGCCAAAATGTACTTGGCTACAATCATTACGCCGACGATGTTGTCAGCGAGTTTGTCAAGCGGGCAGTTGATAATGGTGTGGGAGTAATCCGAATTTTTGATGCCCTTAATGATGTCCGTAACCTGGAAGCCTCCATGCGTGCCGCCAAAGAGTCGGGAGCGCATGTACAAGGCGCGTTCGTATATACCATCAGCCCTTACCATAACAACGATTCTTTTCTTAAAGTAGCCAAAGACCTTGTCAGTCTGGGCAGCGACTCTATCTGTATTAAGGATATGGCCGGCCTGCTGGCGCCATATAAAGCCTATGAACTGGTAAAAACACTGAAAGCCGAAATCAATATACCCATTCACCTGCACACACACTACACCAGCGGCATGGCCTCTATGACTTACTTAAAAGCAGTTGAAGCCGGTGTTGATATTATTGACACCGCCCTTTCACCATTCGCTATGGCTTCCTCCCAGCCGGCTACCGAGGCCATGATTGCCGCCCTCGAAGGCACTGAGCGTGATTCCGGCCTCAGCAAGGAGAAGCTGTTCCCCATTGCCGATCATTTCCGGACTATAAAAAAACAACTGACTGAAACCTTTAATCTTAATACCAACATTGAAATTGACACCAAGGTACTGTCGTTCCAAATCCCCGGTGGCATGCTCTCCAATCTTTTAAACCAAATGAAAGAACAGGGTATGGCAGATAAGTTCCCTGATCTTATCGAGGAAATGCCCAAAGTGCGGGCCGAGCTCGGCTATCCGCCGCTGGTTACACCAACAAGCCAGATTGTTGGCTCCATGTCGGCTTTCAACGTTATGTTGGGCCGCTATAAAGTTGTGCCACGGGAAATCAAAGATCTTGCCCGCGGTAAATATGGCCGTACCCCGGCTCCTATTGACCCGGAATTCTTGAAAACGCTAATTGGGGATGATGAGATTATCACCCACCGTCCGGCTGACGACATCAAGCCGCAAATGCCTGCCCTTCGTCAGGAATTGGCTGAAAAGGGTTATCCTAATGCCTCTACCGAAGATGTATTGTCTTATGCCGTATTCCCCGAGGTTGCCCTTAAGTTTTTTGAGTCCAACCGCTAACACACAGTTGGCTGTGACCGTAAAAAAATATCACCCTGCTTAAAGCCGGGTGATATTTTTATTGCTATTTTTCAAAACAAGACTTGCCGATAAATTCACGCAGAATGGAATTTTGCGGAATTTCATTATCTTCCACCGGAATAAAGTATTCCAGGAAGTTGAGCAGCCGGCGAGCTTCCGAATACTCTGAGTTGTCTGGTGTAATCTTTTGCAGCAGCGGTTCGGCGTATTTCTTGAGCACCGCCAATTCGTAAATGAGCGCCGAATTAAACATTAAATCGGCTTCTTCCTGAAATGGGAAAATGTTGCGTTCCTCGCCCCGGCGTACCGATGGCCACATCTTGAGTGTCATCAGCGCGTCATGGGAACGAAACTCACTATCGCGGACAATCCTGCGAATAAGACGGGCATCGGTTGTGGGAATGCGATTGTGGCTGTCTATCGACAATTGCGTTAAGGCACTAATATATATTTTAATTTTACAGTGACGGGGCACTGAACTTGTTAAACGTTCATTAAGTCCGTGGATGCCTTCGATAATCAGTGGCTGGCTTTTGTCTACCTTAATACGGTGGCCCCGGTATTCACGCTGCCCTGTTTTAAAATTAAAGGTAGGCATTTCCACTTCTTCTCCGGACAAAATCCTGGCCAGATGAGAATTAAATAATTCCAGATCAATGGCTTCAATCGATTCAAAATCATACTCGCCATGTTCATCAACCGGCGTTTTCTCCCTGTCAACAAAATAATCGTCCAGTGAAAGCGGTACCGGCCACACCCCGTTAACTCTTAATTGAATATTAAGCCGCTGGGCAAAGGTAGTTTTTCCTGATGAGGAAGGACCGGCTACCAAAATAACCCGAACTTCGTCACGGTGCGAAGCGACAAAGTCGGCTATCTGGGCTATCTTTTTCTCATGCAAGGCTTCCGCTACTCTTATAATATCTGTTATATCCTCTTTACCAGTGCACTCATTCAGGTTGGCTACATAGGCGCACCGTAAAATATTTCCCCATTGGGCGGCTTCTTTAAACACTTTAAACAATTTTGGATTCTCAACAAATTTGGGCAGCACATTAGGATTATCCTTCTCAGGGAGCCGTAAGATGATTCCCGGTGGATAATATTTAAGTTCAAATACTTTTACATAACCGGTTGAAGGTGTCATATTACCATAAAGATAGTCATACACCTGGCCACAGTAATAAATATTGACGTTTTCCTTGTCAAACTGTTCGAGCAGACTGACTTTTTCCCGCTGTCCTGCTGCCTTAAACATTTCGATAGCTTCGGCCTTAGGCAGAGTTTTACGAACAATCGGCCGGTCCTCCTCAATAATTTGGCGCATATGCTGCTCAAGTTTTTCGACGTCTTCCGGCATAATATCCCGTCCATGATGCAGTTCACAGTACAGCCCTTTGCTCAAGGAATGCTCCACCGTTACTTCACTGCCTGGAAACAGTTCCTGAGCGGCAGCAATCAAGACAAAAGTGACACTGCGCTGATACACTTTCATCCCGGCCTCACTCCGGAGATCAAGGAAGTCTACCACACTGTCCTGTTCTAGCACATTCTGCAGATCCCTTATGGTATTGTTTACTTTTGCGGCTACCACCGGTGTAGTATACCTATGAGCGGCATCCCGGCTAATTTCCAGCAGTGTAACACCTTTCTCATACTCGACAGTACGTCCATTGGAAAAGGTTACACTTATTTTTTCCGACATGTGACAGGCCCCCTCATCAGCGATAAACTTTCTCTAAACTATATATATGCTAATTCAACTATATTCCCCCATTCTCCTGCCGCAATAATCAATTAACATAAGAAGAGCATGTATGCTAAGTTTTGGCAAAAGGTCAATCGGTTAGAGAAATCTCTGACCTACTTTTCTCTTATGAATAACCGCCAGGCAGCCCAGATTATTTAAATTTCTTGCAAAACACTCAATCGAAATGTCCACACCGGCAACGGTATGCATAAACATACTCCTATTGCCGATAGCAATACTCTTGCCGACAAATTTTTCTCCCAGTGTGCCTGCCGGCATCTCCTCAAATTTACCTGAAAACGGATAATCTGTATTTACATCAGCCTCCACACTTTGCCGATAACCGGCCGGATACTGAAATAGCTGATGCTTTCCACAGGAAATCGACAAATATTGTGCCACTCCCGGTTCATAACAAAACCATTTTAGCCGGTTGCTACATTCTTGATACGGCAACCGGAAATGTTTTCTGCCAATACCCTCTAAGACAATCAGCGCGATCTTCTTGTTTCCGCCGCAAGCGCGGATATGCTCACAGATACCGGTAATATCAGTTATTTTTCCCAGCTCTGTATATATGGGAACTACTTCATTGCGCGCCGGCATCATAACCGGCTGCGGCACTGCCGGTGTTTTAAAACAATATCCTGCTTTTGCCACCACCAGATATTCCGGTAAACGCCGGACATCCTCCTGGTGACCGTCAAATTCCCGGATAAATTCCGCTTTGCTGACAACCCTTTCTACTTGCTGTAGATTATGGACATATTCAAAATCTCTCCTGCTTGCATTATAAAGCCCTGCATAGCGGGTGGAACAGCTTGTACAAACTGCCGCACCATCCAGTTTGGTCAAATCGATCCAGCCCTCAATAGTTATCATATCACCGTTGCCAATAATTATCGGAGTAAATCCCGATTGTCTGACAAAACGTTCTATTTCGCTAAATAGCTCATCAGTCATAGCATCCCATGCAATATCCGGCAGCCGCGTATACCGGGCAGCAAAATATTGCTGCGCGTAGCTTAAAAATACAAGTTGGGGATTATATTGTTCCAGCATATCCAAAGCGGTATCCGTTACCCAGGTATTGCTGCGCAGGTCGGTATCCCCGGGATAAGGATGCCTGTCCAGCACTTGCCTTACCAACCGGATAAGTGGTGTATCCTCAGTGCGTTTTTTACCGCTTTTAAGATCCAACACATTTTGCCAGCCATTCACATCCACGATAGCAATACTCATCTAACCATCCCCCGCCCATATCAATATCACCGGCCACAAAAGCTTTTATTATAGCCGTCTTCCAATATCCTCATATATAAAAAATCAACTAAAAGAAACTACTGCTCTTTTAGCTGATACAAGCCTGCTTTATACTGTTCACAAAATACCCTGCCGTGCACCACTAACCAACACCCTGACACTGAAGCAGCTCCGCAATTGGCAAAGCAGCGCCGGCTGTTTGCCTGCCCTTTTCTAAAAACAAAAATTGATTCCCCAATGCCTTGGCCTCTGCAAGATCATGAGTGACAAGAATAAAGGGAATATTCCAGATACCCTGAATCTTCTTTAGCTCTGCCTGTAATTCCAGGCGGGTATCACTGTCAAGTGCCGACAAAGGTTCATCCAGCAACAGAATCGCCGGTTCTGCCATCAACGCACGGGCCAAAGCCACTCGCTGCTTCTCGCCGCCTGATAATTTCTCAATAAACCGTGATGCCAAATGCTCAATACGCAACAGCCCCAACAATCGTTCATAGAGCTCCTGGGATCTGCTGTCATGTTTTTTAACACCATACCAGATGTTGCGTTTAACATCCATATGCGGAAATAAGGCAAATTCCTGAAACATGTATCCCACACGCCGCGATTGCGGCGGCATGAAGGTTTTTGCCGCTGAAGAAAACAAAACACATTCATTATGAATAATATGGCCTTCATCCGGCCTTAAGAGACCGGCAATGGCCCGCAGAATGGTTGTCTTGCCCGCACCTGAAGGGCCAAACAATACCAAAATATCGTTGGCGACCGTAAACTTAATATCCAGCGTAAAATCCGATAATCTTTTCTTCATAGCAACCTGCAGCATTTAGAACAACCCCCTTACAGACGTATCGCCGGCTCTCTTTTTCGACCAGACATTGAGCCAAAAAATGAGGAGAAAGGTTATACCGCTAATCAACAGGACATAGGTGCCGGCAAGCGTCAAGTTATTGGATTCTGCCGCGAAATAAATTGCCAGCGGAATGGTCTGCGTTTTACCGGGAATATTACCGGCTACCATGATAGTGGCTCCGAATTCGCCCAGTGCCCTGGCAAAGGACAATACCAGCCCGGCAACCAGACCCGGCCAAGCCAAGGGGATGGTTATTGTCAGAAAAACCCGCCATTCACTGGAGCCTAACGTCCGGGCGGCGTCCTCAAGGGTACGATCCACCCCCTGAAAAGCCGCTTTGGTACTTTGATACATCAGTGGGAATGCAACTACCGTGGCAGCAAGCATTGCTGCATATGGCGTAAAAATAATCTGGGTATGGAAGGTTTCTGACAAAAACTGTCCTATCGGCCCTTGTTTGCCAATCAAAACCAATAATACAAAGCCGGTTACCACAGGCGGCAATACCAAGGGCAATGCAAAAACTGCCTCCAGTGCACTCTTGCCGGGAAATTCAAAGCTTCGCATCGCATAAGCGGCAGCTACTCCAAAGGTGAATACAAATATTAATGAGACAAGTGCAACCTTGACCGACAAAAGGACTGGCTGCCATTCCATAACATACACCTACCTTATTGGCCTGAGCCGACAAAACTAAAACCGTATTTCTGAAATATTGCTGCACTTTGCGGACCACATAAATAGTCTAAAAAGGCGGCCGCCTCTTTAGGATGCTTAGAATTAGTCATAGCTACCGCCGGGAACATAACCGGCGTATGCGAACCATCAGGCGCAACAACGACGACTTTTACTTTATCACTCAGCGCTGCTACCGTCGAAAATGCAATACCGGCATCAACATTTCCTGTTTCGACATAGGAGATGATGGTACGAACGTCTTTAGCCTGGACAGCTTTATCTTTAACGGCTTCCCATACCTCAATGCCTTTAAGCAATTCCATGGCATATTGGCCAGCCGGCACTGTTGCCGGCTCGCCCATGCCAAATCGCGTAACTGTTTTTAAATCCTGAAAACTTTCAATTATCAACTGTGAATTCTTAGGAACAATCAAAACCAATTTGTCATTCACCAGTATTCTTCGGGTAGAAGGTACTACAAGGTTTTTACTTTGCAACTCATTGATCTGCTTCATAGAGGCAGAAATGAACAGGTCGGCAGGAACACCCTGCTCCAGCTGCTTTTGCAAAACTCCGGAAGGCCCAAGATTGAGCACCAGCTTCACATTTGCGTTAACTGCTTCATATTCTGTTTGAATTTCCTGTAAGGCATCTTTTAGGCCAAGCGCGGCAGAAACATTAATTTCAACCGGTTCTGCAAGTTTAGCCGGCCTGTGAGCCACAGGCTCCACAGCCCAGATGGTTCCGGCAACAGCCAAAACTGCAACCAGTCCAAACAGCAAATGAACTGCAGCATTCCTTCTCATGGTAAACTCCCCCCTGCACTACCTTAAACAAGCTGTCTGCTATTTACCCATCGTAAAGCCATGTTTTTCAAAGACGGTTTTGCTTTCTGCACTAAACAGATACTCAACAAAAGCTTCGGCTGCTTTTTGCTGTTTAGTACCGGTGGTTACAGCCACAGGATAAACTATGGGCTGATGGCTTCCTTCCGGCGCAACGGCGGCAACTTTCACTTTGTCACTGAAAATGGCATCTGTCTTATATACAATCCCGGCCTCTACATTGCCTGTTTCAGTATAAGCCAGTACGGTACGTACATCTTTGGTGAAAACTACCCGGTCTTTTATTGCATCCCACAATCCTAATTTTTGTAATACCTGTTGGGCATACTGACCGGCAGGCACTGTGGCTGTCTCACCAAGCGCAAGCTTTTTCACTCCGTCCTGAGTTAAGTCTTCATATTTGGTTATGTTCAGCTTTGATTCTTTAGGCACAACAACAACCAGTTTATTCTCAACCAAATTTTTGCGGGTGGCTTTGTTGACTAGATTTTTTTCTTCCAATTCGTTCATCTGTTTGGGAGCAGCTGAAATGAAAATATCTGCAGGCGCACCCTGCTCGATTTGCTTCTGGAGGGCACCGGAAGCCCCAAGATTGTAAGCAAGTTTAACATTCGGGTTTTTAGCCTGATAGTTCTTTTGAATTTCCGCAAGTGCATCCTTAAGACTCACTGCCGCCGATACATTAATTTCTACCGGCTGTGCTTGCGCTGCCGGTGGAGCTTGTTTTTCGCCGCCACAGCCAACCAAGCTAAAAATAGCGGCTACTGCCAGGGCCAAAACAACAAACAGTCTTGTACTCATTTTCCCCATCTTTTCTTCCCCCTTAGATTCGCTCTATCCGGCAGGTAAAATCCAGCGGATAGGCATATAGTACAGAGCTAAGTACAATGAGATCAACAAACCCGGCGAATTTTTTCACCGTGTCCAGTGTGATACCTCCGGCCACCCCTATTTGGAGTTTAGGATTCATTTGCCGCAGCTCCTGCACAACCGGTTTTAACGTTTCGGCTTCAAAATGATCAAGCAGCATAACATCTACGCAGGAAGCATAGCGGAAGGCTTCCTCCAGATTGCTGGGTTCAAACTCAATCTTATGCTGCATGGAATACAACTTTTCAGGCAGGCTGTCCAGCATCCTCATGTGGTTCTGTGTTATCAAAATAGTATCACTTAGCGAATTGCGATGATAAATAGCGCCACCATCCTGAATAGCCCGCATTTCATCCAGCCTCATTCCCAAATGAGCTTTGCGACAAGCCACCACAATCTGAATATCGGGATTGACTTCTCTGGCTGCACTGACAAGCTTATGAGTTTGCGTAGCAATAGCTGACATCACTGTCAGGTACGTTTGACATATCCGCCATAACTTAAACAGTGTCGTTAGTTCGCCATGGGCCTCAATAATGACTCCGCCTTTAGCTACTGGGGTCCCCGCTTCCTTGCAATCAACGACCTGGAGTTTCTTGCTCTCAAAAAACTCTTTAAGGCGCGGCGTTCCGGATATGATAGCATCTTCCCGTGATATGAACCGAAATTTTCCCAATCCGCTGATCCCAAGCAATTCTGTCGTTATATCCCCATACGGACAGTCTTCATTCAGCCCGGCTGTCAATGAATCAAACAAATACCTTACCCCCTTTCAGGCAAAAAACAACTAACATAACCGAACTATACCTAAAACAGTAGATACTACCGTACTCTTCTTTAATTAATATCATCGAAAAAGCAAAGGCTTGGCTTACCGTTTAAAATAAAAAACGCAAATGCAATTCATTTCAACTAATATAAACTAACAAAAACGAACATAGCCTCTATGGTGTTATTATATTATTTGTTGTATGATATTGGCAAGAGCTTGCCAGCAATTAATATAACTTTTTATAGAGGTGCATATTATGAGTGACACAACGTCCTACACCCCCGCAGAAGTTGCCAAAATCCTGAAGATCTCTCGCTTCACCGTCTATGAAATGATTAAGCGGGGCGATCTTGCGGCCTATCACATTGGTCGCAAAGTCCGGGTCGAAGCACCGGATTTAGAAGTCTATATCCAAAAATCAAAGAAAACTGCATTGTCCCGGAAGGGCGCTGCCCAGCCACCATTAGACGACCCGGGCGCCGAACCGGACAGCTTTATCATCTGCGGGCAAGACATTATCCTTGATATTCTAACCCGGCATCTCGAAAGAGCACTTCCCCATATCCGTTGTTTTCGCAATTATGCTGGCAGCATTGACGGGCTGTTATCCCTGTATCGCGGGACTGCTAATGTCGTTACTGCCCATTTGTGGGATAGCG
Proteins encoded in this window:
- the modA gene encoding molybdate ABC transporter substrate-binding protein, producing the protein MRRNAAVHLLFGLVAVLAVAGTIWAVEPVAHRPAKLAEPVEINVSAALGLKDALQEIQTEYEAVNANVKLVLNLGPSGVLQKQLEQGVPADLFISASMKQINELQSKNLVVPSTRRILVNDKLVLIVPKNSQLIIESFQDLKTVTRFGMGEPATVPAGQYAMELLKGIEVWEAVKDKAVQAKDVRTIISYVETGNVDAGIAFSTVAALSDKVKVVVVAPDGSHTPVMFPAVAMTNSKHPKEAAAFLDYLCGPQSAAIFQKYGFSFVGSGQ
- a CDS encoding quinolinate phosphoribosyl transferase, translating into MFDSLTAGLNEDCPYGDITTELLGISGLGKFRFISREDAIISGTPRLKEFFESKKLQVVDCKEAGTPVAKGGVIIEAHGELTTLFKLWRICQTYLTVMSAIATQTHKLVSAAREVNPDIQIVVACRKAHLGMRLDEMRAIQDGGAIYHRNSLSDTILITQNHMRMLDSLPEKLYSMQHKIEFEPSNLEEAFRYASCVDVMLLDHFEAETLKPVVQELRQMNPKLQIGVAGGITLDTVKKFAGFVDLIVLSSVLYAYPLDFTCRIERI
- a CDS encoding nucleoside kinase, with protein sequence MSEKISVTFSNGRTVEYEKGVTLLEISRDAAHRYTTPVVAAKVNNTIRDLQNVLEQDSVVDFLDLRSEAGMKVYQRSVTFVLIAAAQELFPGSEVTVEHSLSKGLYCELHHGRDIMPEDVEKLEQHMRQIIEEDRPIVRKTLPKAEAIEMFKAAGQREKVSLLEQFDKENVNIYYCGQVYDYLYGNMTPSTGYVKVFELKYYPPGIILRLPEKDNPNVLPKFVENPKLFKVFKEAAQWGNILRCAYVANLNECTGKEDITDIIRVAEALHEKKIAQIADFVASHRDEVRVILVAGPSSSGKTTFAQRLNIQLRVNGVWPVPLSLDDYFVDREKTPVDEHGEYDFESIEAIDLELFNSHLARILSGEEVEMPTFNFKTGQREYRGHRIKVDKSQPLIIEGIHGLNERLTSSVPRHCKIKIYISALTQLSIDSHNRIPTTDARLIRRIVRDSEFRSHDALMTLKMWPSVRRGEERNIFPFQEEADLMFNSALIYELAVLKKYAEPLLQKITPDNSEYSEARRLLNFLEYFIPVEDNEIPQNSILREFIGKSCFEK
- the modB gene encoding molybdate ABC transporter permease subunit gives rise to the protein MEWQPVLLSVKVALVSLIFVFTFGVAAAYAMRSFEFPGKSALEAVFALPLVLPPVVTGFVLLVLIGKQGPIGQFLSETFHTQIIFTPYAAMLAATVVAFPLMYQSTKAAFQGVDRTLEDAARTLGSSEWRVFLTITIPLAWPGLVAGLVLSFARALGEFGATIMVAGNIPGKTQTIPLAIYFAAESNNLTLAGTYVLLISGITFLLIFWLNVWSKKRAGDTSVRGLF
- a CDS encoding [Fe-Fe] hydrogenase large subunit C-terminal domain-containing protein produces the protein MKKSTPPDLNIRPRILYQVAKAAWEGQLFERKEEICHLLQSEFEDKATRRLVANQIRIAMGLEPNNSEEVINEYDEEALMGMGSEPIVLANPEACKDCKTANCQTTCPMSAITRDELGRPCIDKNKCARDGYCINACEFGALADKSQFVPLINLLKQNTHKVYASVAPAFTGQFGPEVTAGKLRSALLKLGFSEMVETALYADLITIKEAFEYDEHVKDEHDFLITSCCCPIWIKLIENKFPDLMGHISPSVSPMVASGRVIKELEPDAKVVFIGPCVAKKSEAQLPDLKGAIDFVLTFQELATIFEAANVNPVEEADEENPLASWGGRLYGRTGGVSAAVGTTVEKLIPRRAENFNPVKVDGIPACTKLLEDIRAGKLDANFIEGMACKGGCAGGPGRLIPPEECTNYINDYGNASHAHTPVENPQVYSILTKLGHYNGMPAMTGSSKMAAILARHLEPARKD
- a CDS encoding pyruvate carboxylase subunit B, whose translation is MNTGIPLKITETVLRDGHQSLAATRMRTSDMLPVLEQLDEIGYFSIEAWGGATFDSCLRFLNEDPWERLRTIKKYLKKTPIQMLLRGQNVLGYNHYADDVVSEFVKRAVDNGVGVIRIFDALNDVRNLEASMRAAKESGAHVQGAFVYTISPYHNNDSFLKVAKDLVSLGSDSICIKDMAGLLAPYKAYELVKTLKAEINIPIHLHTHYTSGMASMTYLKAVEAGVDIIDTALSPFAMASSQPATEAMIAALEGTERDSGLSKEKLFPIADHFRTIKKQLTETFNLNTNIEIDTKVLSFQIPGGMLSNLLNQMKEQGMADKFPDLIEEMPKVRAELGYPPLVTPTSQIVGSMSAFNVMLGRYKVVPREIKDLARGKYGRTPAPIDPEFLKTLIGDDEIITHRPADDIKPQMPALRQELAEKGYPNASTEDVLSYAVFPEVALKFFESNR
- the modA gene encoding molybdate ABC transporter substrate-binding protein, whose translation is MGKMSTRLFVVLALAVAAIFSLVGCGGEKQAPPAAQAQPVEINVSAAVSLKDALAEIQKNYQAKNPNVKLAYNLGASGALQKQIEQGAPADIFISAAPKQMNELEEKNLVNKATRKNLVENKLVVVVPKESKLNITKYEDLTQDGVKKLALGETATVPAGQYAQQVLQKLGLWDAIKDRVVFTKDVRTVLAYTETGNVEAGIVYKTDAIFSDKVKVAAVAPEGSHQPIVYPVAVTTGTKQQKAAEAFVEYLFSAESKTVFEKHGFTMGK
- a CDS encoding ATP-binding cassette domain-containing protein, producing the protein MLQVAMKKRLSDFTLDIKFTVANDILVLFGPSGAGKTTILRAIAGLLRPDEGHIIHNECVLFSSAAKTFMPPQSRRVGYMFQEFALFPHMDVKRNIWYGVKKHDSRSQELYERLLGLLRIEHLASRFIEKLSGGEKQRVALARALMAEPAILLLDEPLSALDSDTRLELQAELKKIQGIWNIPFILVTHDLAEAKALGNQFLFLEKGRQTAGAALPIAELLQCQGVG